Genomic DNA from Acidimicrobiales bacterium:
CGAGGTCATCATCGACTTCGATGCGCCCGCCGCCGAGGTCGCCCCGTGGATTCAGCGATCAATGGGACGATTGGAGGCAGTCGACGACTCCCGGTGCCGGTTGCGCGGCACCACCAGCAACCCGGCGATGTATGCGGGCGAATGGCTGGCCGGTGTCCCGCACGCGTTCCATGTGGTCGAAGGACGTGAGCTACGAAGCGCGTTGGTCGAACTAGCGGAACGCCTCCTGACCGCCGCCGACCCGGCCCGAGATCAGCTGTTGTAGGCGGACTCGGCGTGCTGGGTGAAGTCGAGGCCCTCTCGTTCCTGCTCGGGCGAAACCCGCAAACCGATCGTGGCGTCGAGCGCTCGAGCGAGCACCCACGTGACGACGAACGCAAAGACGGCGACCACGACGTTGGCGAAGATCTGCTCGAGCAGCAGACCCAGCCCGTCGCCTTCGATGAGCCCGCCCTCGAACTCACCACCGAGCGCCGAGGGGCTGGCGAAGACGCCGATCAGGATGCCGCCGACCAGACCACCGACGAAGTGCACACCGACGACGTCGAGCGCATCATCGAATCCGAACCTGAACTTGAGGCGCACCGCGAGTGCACAGAGCGCACCGGCGATGAGACCAACCGACATCGCACCGGCCACCCCCATGAAGCCGGCTCCTGGGGTGATGCCAACCAGGCCGGCGACGATGCCCGACGCGGCGCCGAGCGATGTGGCGTGACCATCTCGGATCCGCTCGACGACGAGCCACGACAGCATGGCGGCGGCACCGGCGATGAAGGTGTTGGCGAACGCCTGGATGGCGACGCCATCGGCCGCCAGCGCCGAGCCGGCGTTGAAGCCGAACCAGCCGAACCACAAGATCCCTGCGCCCAGCATGGTGAAGGGCAGATTGTGCGGTGGCATCGGCTCGTTCGGCCAGCCACGGCGCGGGCCGAGCACGAGCGCCAGGGCGAGTGACGCGGCTCCTGCGGCGACGTGGACGACGGTGCCGCCGGCGAAGTCGAGGCTGCCGCGTACGGTGAGCCAGCCGACGCCCGGTCGGAACACCCACGCCCACGCAGGGACGAAGACGAGCATCAACCAGATCGGTACGAAGGTGACCCACGCCGAGAACTTCATCCGGTCGGCGATCGCACCGGAGATCAGCGCAGGAGTGATCGAGGCGAAGGTCAGGGCGAAGAAGACGTTGCGCAGGGTCTCGCCGCCGTCCTCGTTGGTGATCGAGATCCCCGAGAGAAAGAGATTGTCGAATCCGCCCAACAGGCTGTTGGATCCGGTCGACGACAGGCTGTAGCCGGCGACGAACCACACGATCGGCACGATGCCGAGGCAGACCATGTTCATCATCAGCATGTTGAGCATGTTCTTCGAGCGAGCCATGCCGCCGTAGAACAGCGCCAGGCCGGGGACCATGAAGACGACCAGCGCCGCCGAGACCAGAATCCACGCGTTGTTGCCGGAATCCATCGAGTGTGAGCCTTTGCGATCGGGAACCAGGGCAGGCGCGGCGCGAACGATCAGGTCGGCGACACGCAGCTGTCAGCATCACAACAGCAAGGGTCAGCAGGATCACGACCGTGTTTCGGCTCTGTTAACAGCACCCGTCAGGACCCTGTCGTCGTCGAGGGTGCAGCGGCGTGCGGGCGCTAGCGTCGTGGCGATGAGCGCGAACCCTCCGCACCTTCCCGAGCCGAACGCGGACGAGGTCGACGCCTTCTGGGACCGCTACCTGGCGGCGGCCGGCCTGCCTGACGACACACCGTTCGACGATGTCGGCAGTTTCGGCGACACCGTGGAGATGGCCGACGAGCTCCTCGAACTGGTGTTGACCGGGACGAAACGGGCAACGGCCAGCGCGGTTGCCGAGTATGAGTCCGAGCAGGCACCGATGCCCGAGGTCGGCGACGAATGGATCGCGTGCGACGGTGCCGGCACGCCCGTCGCCGTGATCCGCACGATCGAGGTCGAGGTCGCTCCGCTGTCGTCGGTCGACGACGAGTTCGCGTTCGACGAGGGAGAGGGCGACCGGTCACGCGAGTACTGGCTCGAGGTCCACACCCGCTTCTTCGAACGGACCTATCGGGCGCTCGGCCTCGACTTCCACGCGGAGATCAGCGTGGTGTTCGAGCGCTTCGAGGTCGTCTACGACGAAGATTGGGCGTGAGCGCTCGAGCCCTCGAGAAACTTCTCAAGTTCTCGGCGCCATGATGCCGATGAACCCTGAGTTCCAGTGGTCGACGTGCGCCTCGAACCGCCTATCCCCGGTTGGGTGTGGGCCGCACGACCCACTCGAATGGGCCGTCCGGATTGTTCGGCCGAGGATGTCTCACACGGTCTGATCGCCTTCCGAGGCTGCGTCCGCGACCTGCGTCGCAACGGATGTAACCACGGCAAGGAAGCCCTGTGAAGAAGTTCAACCTCGATGCCATCACCCCGCAGCCGACGCCCGAACCGAGCCGGTTCGAGCGCCTGAAGCGCTTCGATCTCGGCGGTCGGGGACTTGCCGCATCGGGCCTGTCGGTCGTGACCGCAGGGGCCTTGCTGACCGGGGTGATCCCAGGCCTCGACCTCGGCAACGCACAGCAGGTCGATCAGCTGCCTGACCTTCCCACCCTTCCGGTGATGCCATACGAGAACGGGGCGCCGGTCCTGCCCGATGATGGACTGGTACACCTCATCGTGACGCCGACCACCGAACGGCTCGAGCACGCGGCAACCCCGATCGACACCGAAGCGCCGGCCGGTCCTTCGGGTTCGGTGCGCAACATCGCCCTCGGCGCGTCGGGTGGTGCAGACGACGACACCGAGTCCGGGACGGACGGCACCAACGATCGTTCGATCAACTCGCTCGACGAACTCGAGGCGCTGAGCAATGCCCCGGCCGGATCGTCGCTCGTCGTCACGCCGAGCGGCCTGGCCGTGCGGTACCCCGACGGCACGGTCGTTCCCCTCGACGATGTCCTCGATCCGACGCGGACCAACGAGTCGGACCGCGATGCGACACCGACCGATGCGGGCGGGCCGGCCGCCAACGACCCGTCACCTCGACAGCGCCAGCTCGACGCGCTCGCTGCTCTCCCACCCGAGGCCTCGATGACGGAGCAACTCGCGAGCCTTCCCGGCGTCGAATCGGTCAACGCCATCGGCGACGGCAGCTACTCGGTGGCGCTGAGCGACCCCGCCGCCCTCGACGGCCTGGCCGTCGAAGTCGTCGAGCAGACCTACCTGACCCTCTTCACCGAGCCCTATGAACGGCTCGAGTGGTTCATCGAGAACGACGGCGCCACGATGGCGTCGTACAACCTGCGTACGGTCCTCGACGCCGACATCGACGGCACGGTTGCCCTGCAGCACGCCACGGGCGCCGGCGTCGTTGCCGCTGTCATCGACACCGGTGTCGACTTCTCCCATCCCGATCTCGCCGCCAACGCTTGGAACAACCCGGGTGAGACGTGTAGCAACGGCGTCGACGACGACGGGAACGGCTATGTCGACGACTGTCACGGGTTCGACTTCGTCTACCGAGACGGGACGGGCTACAACGCCGGTGCCCACTCGCACGGCACGCACGTCGCCGGCACGATCGCCGCGGCCCGCAACAACATCGGCGTCGCCGGCGTCGCACCCGACGCGAAAATCATGGACCTCAACGTGTCGAACGTGAACGGTTCACTGTCCGATGCGGCCATCGCAGAGGCCGTTCGCTACGCGGCCGACAACGGCGCCGACGTCGTCAACATGTCGCTCGGCACCAAGCCTGGAGGAGCACCCTCGCCCGCCATCGGCGCCGCCATCGACTATGCCGGGACCAAGGGTGTGCTCGTCGTCGTCGCTGCCGGCAACGACAACACCAACCTCGATGTGGCTCAGGTCTGGCCTGCGTCCTACGACAAGCCGAACATGATGACCATCGGCGCCTCCTCGCCCGATGACACGAAGGCGTCCTTCTCGAACTACGGCACTGCCGTCGACCTCTTTGCTCCCGGCGACACGATCGCCTCGACCGTGCCCGTTTCGAGTTCGGCCAACCCCTATGCCTTCATGAGTGGAACGAGCATGGCGACCCCCGTCGTCGTCGGTGCAGCAGCACTGGTGCTGTCGGACGATCCGTCGATGACGCCCCAGCAGGTCATCGCCGCCCTGCAGTCCACGAGCGACATCGCCACGTCGCTCGCGAACTACGGCGCCAACGGGGCACGGGTGAACGCCGGCGAAGCGCTCGGTGGCGTCGTGCCGGACAATTCATCGATCACCGAACTCGCCGTGACGATGACTGGGCTCGGCAACGTGTCGTCGGCCCAGCCCTTCACGTCGAACGTCCGCTTCGCCGTGCCGAACGGCGAGTTCGACGAGGAGTACCGCTGGGAGGCGGCGCTGCTGTCGAACGAGAACGGCGCGGTCTACGCGTTGGTCGACTACCCGATTGCCGTCTCCGGTACGACGACCGCGACCGGCAGCGACGGCTTCCTCGACCTCGGCGTCAGCGGCACCTCCGAGGTGACCCTGTCGGCCTCGCTCCCGCCCGGTGACTACGGCTTGCTGTTCGAAGCCGTGCCAACGGCCGATCCGACGACGCGGCTCGGCAACCCGTTCGTTGCATCGTTCTCGGTTCGTGACGCCGGGACCGATCAGCCGACCACCAGCGACCCCGGCACCACGGATCCCGGAACCGGAGGCGGCGCCGATGACGGCGGCACCGGCGGAGGTACGGGAGACAGCACCGGCGGTGGTACCGGTGGCGGCACGGGCGGTGGAACGTCGACCCCCGACACCGGTGGCGGTGGCGCCACGCCGGGAACCGACAACGGCGGAAGCACCGGCGGGGGTGGAACCGGAGGCGGGACCAGCGACCCGACCCCGAGCAATCCAACCCCGAGCAACCCCGCCCCGACCAGCCCCACCACGACGGCGCCGCCGGCGTCCGACACCGGCGACAGCACCGGTGGCGGTGGCACCGGTGGTTCGACAGATGGTGGCACCACCGGTGGCGGTGGTGCCGGCGATTCGACCGGTGGAGGCAGCACCGACGGTGGCACGAGTCAGCCTCCGGCAACGACCCCGGCCCCCTCGCCGGTACAGCAGGGCGAGTACGCCGTGCAGTCGATTGCCCCGTACGTCGGGCCGGTCGGCCAACAAACGCAGGTCACGTTCACGGGGGCCTTCCCCGAGCCGGTCCAGGTGTACTTCGGCTCGGTACAGGCGACCTCGCTCAGCCAGACCACCTCGCGTCTGGTGGCGTTGGCTCCAGCGTCGAACCAAGCGGGTCCCGTCACGGTCCGGCTCATGCGCAACGGCGTCGCAGTGCTGACGATCAGCAACGGTTTCGTCTACCAGACCGCCGACAGCGGCTACACCGCCCCACCCACGGGCGGCGGTGGCACGGGCGGAGGTGGTTCGGGAGCCGGTGCCGACACCGGCTCAGGAAGTGGCGGCGGCACCAGCACGCCGACCACCACACCGACCAGCGGCGGGACCGGCGGCAGCACCGGAGGCGGAGGCACGGGCGGCGGCACGGCACCCGGTACACCCTCGGCTGGCACGCCGACCACGGCACCGCCAACCTCGGGCGGCGGCACCGGCGGAGGAGGCGGCACCGGCGGTGGTGACACTGGAGGGGGCACCGCGCCCTCACCCGGAAATCCCGACAGTGGCACGCCCGACAATGGATCGCCCGACAGTGGCGCGCCCACCAACGGCCAGACCACCACCACGGTCCCGGACCGGTCTCGGCAGGGTCGTTCGACCTTCGGCACCGAGCGGGTGGACCTCGGCAACGGGCGGACCGGAATCGTCGTCGCCGGTGGCAGCCCGCTGGCTGCTGCGCCCGCATGTCGCTCGAACTCGTGCGGAGCCCAAAGTTCCTGATCAACGTGGGTGCTGCCCATCGTGAGACGAGTACAACGACCCACGTTCGCGGCCTCAAGAAATCCGTCGGTTTGTCGAAGAATCCTCATGCGCTTCACCAGGAGGCCGGTCGTCGAGCCAACCGCCCGCTATCTGACTCCTGGCGTCCAGACGCAGCTCACCCAGATCGTGTTTCGGCAGAACGACTGGCTGGCCCCGACGGCCATCTGGGTGTGCGCCCTGCTCCTCCTGGGGTCGGCCAACGGCAAGATGGATCCGGTGGCGCTGTCGGCGTGGTTCGGCGTCGCCACCCTCATCTCGGCCGGCCTGCTGATCGCCAACCACATTCCGTCACTCCACCTTCGGGTGGACCGAGCCGGCACCCCGCTGATGGCCAACCTCTTCGGACTGTCGGGCGGGCTCTGCTTTGCCAGCTTCCTGTGGATCGACCGAGGGGCCTTCGACGATGCCGAACTCCACTACACGGTCTTCTGCATCCTCCTCGCCATCTCCGCAGGCTCGGTCGGTGGGCTTGCCGGACTCGCCGGCCACGGCCGATACATGCTCTACCCGATCTGGATCTCGGGGTCGTTGGAACTCTTCCTGCGAGGTGAGTTCCTCCTCGGGTCGGCAACGGTCTTCTTCGTCCTCCTCCTCGCCCGCGACTTCTCGACGACCAACTCGTTGCTCGCCGAGATCCTGTTCCATCGCGAGCAAGCCGATGGGCGGGCCGACGCGGCACAGGACGAAGCCCTGCGTGACCCCCTGACCAACCTCCTCAACCGAGCCGGCCTGGCCAAGGCCACTGAACTCGAATCGTTCGGGTCGCAGGTCCCGGTCACGGCCATGTTCGTGGACCTCGACCACTTCAAGATGGTGAACGACCGCTTTGGTCACGCGATGGGCGACCAGGTGCTGGCCGAGGTCGCGAATCGTCTCACGAGTGCCGTACGACCGGACGACATCGTGGCCCGCCTCGGCGGTGACGAGTTCCTGATCTTGATCGACACGCCGCTCGATCGGACCGCGCGCGAGGGGATCGCCCGATCGATCATCAGTGCGCTCGAGCTGCCGTTCACGACCGAGAAGTTCGAGGCTCGCATCTCGGCCAGCGTCGGGATCACCGTGGTGCCGCCCGGTGCCTTCGATCTCGACGCGGTCCAGCGTGAGGCCGACCACGCCCTGTATGTCGCCAAGGGCCAGGGCCGGCGACGTTCGGCGTTCTTCGACGAAGCGGCGCGGAACGACTTCGACGAGCGATCCGAACTCGAGGGAGCGCTCCGCGACGCCATCGACACCGACGGCATCGTCTGCTGGGGCCAGCCGATCGTCGATCTCGACACCGAGCAGACCGCCGTCGTCGAACTCCTGGCTCGTTGGCCGCGCGCCGACGGTACGTTCTGCCCGCCTGACGTGTTCGTGCCCCTCGCCGAGGAGACCGGACTCATCGACCAGCTGTCGATGCAGGTCCTCGACCGGGCGATCTCGACACTCGCCGACTGGCGTCGCCATCCGACGTTGGGCTCGGTGTCGGTCTCGATGAACGTGTCGCCTCGCCAGCTTGCGAATCCGCGCTTCACCGAACGGGTGAACTTCTTGATGACCTCCGGATCCATTCCCAACGGCCGGCTGATCCTGGAGCTCACCGAGTCTGCGCGCCTCCACACCGTCGCCGACATCGACGCGGTGCTGACCGAGTTGGTGGAGTCGGGGGTTCGCCTGGCGCTCGACGACTTCGGCAGCGGCCACACCTCGGTGCAGCATCTCCTGGGTCTACCGATCGAGTACGTGAAGCTGGACGGGGCGCTCATCAAGGATCTGGGTCGGGACCCCCGGCAATCGGCGCTGGTGCGCTCGATCCGCGACCTCGCCGCATCGATCGGCAAGCAAGTGGTGGCCGAGGGCGTCGAGACCGAGAGCCAAGTCGCAAAACTACGCGAGCTCCACCTCGGCTTTGCCCAGGGCTATCACTTCGGGCGCGCCCAACCGCTGAGCCGGTTCACGATCGACGCAACAGCTCCTGCTTGATCGTCGGACGTGATCCGAAGACCAAGAGGAACGTGGCCTCCCGCATCGCCTGCTCCCCTTCCGATCCCTGCATCGCTGCTGAGGCGCCCTGCGCAGCGACCAACGCCACGGCAGCGTCGACGGCGAGCAGTGCTGCGTCGGCCCGTCGGGCCGGCATCGTGACATCGTCGGCCGCATCCATCGCCGACCGGGCACGATCGATGGTGTCGACGAGCCGATCCGCTCGATCCGTGGCATCGGTGCCGCCGATGTCGTGGATCAGCCGTGCGCACCGAGTGGCAAGGCCGAGCGCCAGCGACCCATTGCCCCGAAGGCCATGTCCCGCCGGGTGGCCGACTCGTGCGTAGTCGTCGGTCCCCAGCAGTCGCCCGGGATCAACCGCCACGCTGTCGAAGCTCAAGGAGACGGTTGCCGTGGCATCGACCGATTGGAGCGGGAGGCGCCGGACACCGAGACCCGGTTGGTCGGCCGCCGGCACCATGAGCCAGACCACCTGTTCCGGATCGTCGGCCACACGGGCCGCCACCATCAGCTCGTCGATCATCCCCCACCCGGTGCACCACGGCGAGAACCCGTCGATCTGCCAACTGCCCTCGCCGTCGATGGGTCGGGCTTCGAGGATCGGGGGTCCCGGAAGCAGACCGGCCTGCACGATGCCTGCCCGTGTTCGCCCGGCCCAGAGGTCGTCGGCCAGGGCGGTCAGCTCCGCCGGCGCGTCGGGCATCGCCAGCCGACGGGCGAGCGTGTGGTGCTGGAGCCAAACGAACGTGGTTGCCAGACAGCCTCGTGCGAGCACCTCGACGATCGTCGTGAAGTCGTCGGGCGCTCGCACCACCGCGCCGTAGAGACCGGCGTCGGCGAGCGCGGTCAGGTGACCGGGTGGGATCACACCCGACTGGTCGACGTTGCCCCGCTGGGGCGCAAAGATCTCGTCGGCGATCTGCTCGGCCGCGGTCACGAGTCGGTCGGGTGTCAAGACGCTCGGTTCAGCACACACGCCCCGAGTCAAGCATGTTCCGACCGCCGACACGTCTTCGGTGGAAACTCCGACGACAGATCCGACCAGCTGTTTCACAATGCGGTATGGACCACCTCCGAACCGGACTCGCCATCCGTGCCGATGGCCTCGGCCGCACGTTCACCACCGGTCGCCGCAAGCACCGCCGAGAGGTGGTGGCCGTGGAAGGGATCACCCTCGCTATCGAGCCGGGTGAGCGCTTGGCGTTCATCGGTCCCAACGGCGCCGGGAAGTCGACCACGATCAAGATGCTGACCGGGATCCTGCGACCGACCAGCGGCACCGCGAGCGTGCTCGGACTCGTGCCGTGGGAGCAGCGCATCGAGTTGGCCCGCTCGATCGGTTCGCTGTTCGGTCAGCGGTCGCAGCTCTGGGCGGAGTTGACCCCACGGGCGTCGTTCCGCATGCTCGCCGCCATCTTCGGGCTCGACGACGATACCGCGGCCCGCCGAATCGGCGGGCTCGGCGAGTTGTTCGATGCCACCGATCTCTTCGGACAACCGGTTCGCACGCTGTCGCTGGGGCAGCGGATGCGCTGCGAACTCGCGGCGTGTCTGCTCCACGAACCGTCGGTGCTGTTTCTCGACGAGCCAACGATCGGTCTCGACCTCACCGGCAAACAGGTCTTCCGGGAACTACTCGTCCGGCTCAACGAGGAGCATGCAACCACTATCCTCCTCACGAGCCACGACGTGGCCGACATCGAACACGTCGCCGACCGAGCGATCGTCGTGAACCACGGTCGAGTCATCTTCGACGACAGCGTCGAGGTGATGCGGCGCCGCTTGCCGCCGACCCAGGTCGAGGTGACCGTGGTGCATCCGCCACTCGAGTCGGTCATTGCGTCGATCTACGAGGGGGGGCCATGACCGCCGTCGCCGCCGCGCCCCGCCCTCGCTACGTCGCCGCGTTCCTCCGGTCCCTCCGACTCACCGCCGCACGCACCGCGGTCGGGCGCGGCGGCCTCGTCGTGGCCGGGTTCTTCTATCTCATGGTCACCTCGATCTTGTCCGAGCTGTGGAAGGTCGCCGCACTTGCCAACGGTGGGGAGGTGGCGGGCTACAGCGCCTCGGCTCTCGTGTGGTACATCGCAACCTCGGAGTCGGTCACGATCCCCCTGCCGATCAAGCTCATCGACGACATCGGCATCGAGATCGCCGACGACACGCTGGCGGTCGAGCTGCTGCGGCCGATCCCACCGATCGTGGTGCGGATCGGCGCCCAGTTCGGGATGGTGCTCCCCCGACTCGTGGTGTGCGCCGGGCTCGGGCTCGGCTTCGCGTACTTGTCGGGTGGAGCGCCCCTCAGCCCCGCCGCCCTGCTGCTCGCTGCCCCATCGGTCGTGCTCGCTCTCCTGCTCAACGTCTGCGCTCAGCACCTGTTCGCGTCGGGAGCGTTCTGGGTGAGCGACGCCAAGTCGACGTGGTTCCTCTACCAGAAGCTGGTCTTCGTGACCGGCGGCATGCTGCTGCCCCTCGAGGTGCTGCCCCCGACCGTCGAGTCGGTGACCCGCTGGCTGCCGTTCATGGCCATGGCCTATGCGCCGGCTCGCCTGGCCTCTGGCCATTTCGAGCCCGAGCTGCTCCTGATCCAGGCCGGGTGGTTGATCGTCTTGGGGGTCGGTGCCTGGTGGGCCTTCGATCGTGGACAGCGGCACCTGATGGGCGGTCGGTCATGAAGGCCCTTCTCATCACGATGCGCTACGCGCTGCAAGAGGCGGCGAGCAACCGTCTCGCGCTCTGGATCCAGATGACGGTGATGGTGATCAACGACCTGGTGTGGGTCCTGTTCTGGGTCATCTTCTTCGATCGGGTCGGCGCGCTACGCGGCTGGGACGTCGATCAAGTCCTGCTCCTCCTCGCCGTCCTCACGACCAGTGCTGGCCTCGTGCTCGGCTTGTTCCACAACGTGCGCAACATCGGCCCACTGGCGTCGAGCGGGGGCCTGGACGCAGCGCTGGCACTCCCGGTCCATCCCCTCACCCATTTGCTGGTCCGGGCCGTGGCGCCGGTGAACCTCGGCGACGTGGTATTCGGCATCGCGCTCTTCCTGTACGTCGCTCGCTTCGACCCCCGACAAGCCGCTGTGTTCGTGTTCGCCGTGGTGTGCTCGGCGACCCTGACGCTCAGCTTCTTGCTGTTGATGGGTTCGCTCGCCTTCTTCGTCGGGCGCAACGAAGGTGGCGAGCTCGGGTTCCACGCGATCCTGCTGTTCTCGTCGTACCCGGTCGACATCTTCACCGGCGTGTTCAAGGTGCTGCTCTACACCGTCGTGCCTGCCGGCTTCGTCACGTCGGTCCCGGTCCGCCTGCTCGACGACTTCGACCTGACGCTCGGGCTGGGGCTGGCGGCGGTCAGCGCGGCGTTCGCCGTCGCTGCCGTCGCCACCTTCTCCTACGGCCTTCGCCGCTACACCAGCGGGGCCACATGGGTCCGAGCCTGAGCCCGTGCCGCTCGGATGTCGCCGCCGGCAGATCTCGGGTGGTGACCCCACCCGTATCGATGCTCGCCGTCGGCGCCACTGGCACACCGGCAGCGACGGCGACCCGGGCTACCGGTCGTGCGTTCGACATCTCCAACAGCGACCCCAGGAGATCAACATGATCGAGATGGTTGATCATGCTCTCAACTACATGATCGATTACGCTCAACAGACGTGGTTGACGATCGCAAGCTGACCGCCGCCGAGGCGGCCGCCCGGTTGGGTGTGAAGCGCCAGACGCTGTACGCCTACGTCAGCCGGGGGTTGCTGCAGCGAACCATGTCGCTCGACGGCAAGACCAGCCTGTTCGACCCAGCCGACATCGATGCCCTGCGTTCACGCCGCCATCGATCGGTGCCGGGCGAGGTCGGCACCGTCATCGCCTCATCGATCACCACGGTCACCGATCGGGGCCATACCTACCGGGGCACCGACGCCGTCAGCCTCGTCGAGGCCGACACCTCGTTCGAGGCGGTCGCCGATCTGATCTGGGGCCACGAGGGCCCGTGGCTCCTCGACCCCTCAGATGTCGGCCACCTGCGGGCGACACAGGCGGCGCTGCCGCCCGACACACCGCTGCTCGACCGGCTCCGAGTCGCGGTCGCCACCTTGTCGGCCACCGACCCGTTGCGTCACGACCTTTCACCCGCCTCGGTCGTCGCCACCGGACGCCGCATGTTGCTCGGCATGATCGCAGCGCTACCCAAACAGCATCTGGGCCCGCACGATCAGCTGGCCGATCAACTCTGGATGGCGCTTGCGCCCGATCCCGGATCACAGGAGCAGCGGGCGGCGCTCAACGCCGCGCTCGTGTTGCTCGCCGACCACGACCTGGCCGCATCGACGTTCGCGGTACGGGTGGCAGCGTCGGTGCGAGCCGACCCGTACTCCCTCGTCAGTACCGGCCTGGGAGCGGTCGGCGGTTTGCTGCACGGCGCGGCAA
This window encodes:
- a CDS encoding ABC-2 family transporter protein — encoded protein: MKALLITMRYALQEAASNRLALWIQMTVMVINDLVWVLFWVIFFDRVGALRGWDVDQVLLLLAVLTTSAGLVLGLFHNVRNIGPLASSGGLDAALALPVHPLTHLLVRAVAPVNLGDVVFGIALFLYVARFDPRQAAVFVFAVVCSATLTLSFLLLMGSLAFFVGRNEGGELGFHAILLFSSYPVDIFTGVFKVLLYTVVPAGFVTSVPVRLLDDFDLTLGLGLAAVSAAFAVAAVATFSYGLRRYTSGATWVRA
- a CDS encoding citrate/2-methylcitrate synthase yields the protein MVDDRKLTAAEAAARLGVKRQTLYAYVSRGLLQRTMSLDGKTSLFDPADIDALRSRRHRSVPGEVGTVIASSITTVTDRGHTYRGTDAVSLVEADTSFEAVADLIWGHEGPWLLDPSDVGHLRATQAALPPDTPLLDRLRVAVATLSATDPLRHDLSPASVVATGRRMLLGMIAALPKQHLGPHDQLADQLWMALAPDPGSQEQRAALNAALVLLADHDLAASTFAVRVAASVRADPYSLVSTGLGAVGGLLHGAASGAVYRFLEMADSIGVEQAFGRQLADGHPIPGVGHKVYRKRDPREEALLALVEDGWGDDPLYDSIEHLRYLIVTRLEKPPNVDFALGALTWLAEMDADAGELFGIARTVGWIAHAIEEVDEPPLRFRVKTRPTGQRPQLPED